A window of the Bombina bombina isolate aBomBom1 chromosome 3, aBomBom1.pri, whole genome shotgun sequence genome harbors these coding sequences:
- the LOC128654659 gene encoding olfactory marker protein-like, with protein sequence MASELELNFTEDAHLTECMRIRAETLQQKNEKPQEGEKLLRANEYIYRLDFTKQKLKFLWWKVHFQSPGKLIVTGTSQHWTPDLTNLMNRQLLEPSAIFWNKSNENEADCYEADAQEFGERISEHAKIRKVMYFLFTFSEGINPSNITCSIGFKA encoded by the coding sequence ATGGCATCAGAGCTGGAATTAAACTTTACAGAAGATGCCCACCTCACAGAATGCATGCGCATACGAGCCGAGACCCTTCAGCAAAAGAATGAAAAGCCCCAAGAAGGTGAAAAGCTACTGAGAGCCAATGAATACATTTACCGATTAGACTTTACCAAACAGAAGCTAAAGTTCCTTTGGTGGAAAGTCCACTTTCAATCACCAGGCAAACTCATTGTAACTGGGACCTCACAGCATTGGACACCAGACCTCACCAACCTTATGAACCGGCAGCTCCTAGAGCCCTCTGCTATATTCTGGAACAAATCTAATGAGAATGAGGCTGATTGCTATGAAGCAGATGCCCAGGAATTTGGTGAAAGGATTTCTGAGCATGCCAAAATCCGTAAAGTTATGTACTTCCTTTTTACCTTCTCAGAGGGTATTAACCCATCGAACATTACATGTTCTATTGGGTTCAAAGCCTAA